One window of the Rosa rugosa chromosome 3, drRosRugo1.1, whole genome shotgun sequence genome contains the following:
- the LOC133737762 gene encoding serine carboxypeptidase-like 42 — translation MGLFWFSVVLIGLVLVGVEGYPAEDLVVKLPGQPQVGFKQYAGYVDVDVKNGRSLFYYFVEADKQPDKKPLSLWLNGGPGCSSIGGGAFTELGPFYPTGDGRGLRKNPMSWNRASNLLFVESPAGVGWSYSNTSSDYNSGDASTARDMHTFLLKWYEKFPAYKSRELFLTGESYAGHYIPQLAVAILDHNKHSIGFKFNLKGVAIGNPLLKLDRDIPATYEYFWSHGMISDEIGLTIMNDCDFEDYEFATPHNVSIACNNAIATANSIVGEYINNYDVILDVCYPSIVEQELRLRKVATKISVGVDVCMTYERRFYFNLPEVQKALHANRTNLPYSWGMCSGVLNYSDTDGNLNMLPLLARIVKNRIPVWVFSGDQDSVVPLLGSRTLIRELAHDLKFQITVPYGAWFHKGQVGGWATEYGNLLTFATVRGAAHMVPYAQPSRSLHLFSSFVRNRRLPNTTRPPIDE, via the exons ATGGGGTTGTTTTGGTTTAGTGTAGTTTTGATTGGATTGGTGCTTGTTGGGGTTGAGGGGTACCCAGCTGAGGATCTGGTGGTGAAGTTGCCTGGTCAGCCACAAGTTGGGTTTAAGCAATATGCTGGGTATGTTGATGTGGATGTGAAAAATGGGAGGAGTTTGTTTTACTATTTTGTTGAAGCAGATAAGCAGCCTGATAAGAAGCCCCTATCTCTGTGGCTCAATGGAG GTCCAGGCTGTTCCTCTATTGGTGGAGGTGCCTTCACAGAGTTGGGTCCGTTTTACCCTACAGGTGATGGTCGAGGCCTCCGAAAAAACCCAATGTCCTGGAATAGAG CATCTAATCTCCTCTTTGTTGAGTCTCCTGCTGGAGTTGGATGGTCATACTCAAATACAAGTTCCGATTATAATTCTGGGGATGCCTCCACTG CAAGGGATATGCACACATTCTTGTTGAAATGGTATGAGAAGTTTCCAGCTTACAAATCTAGGGAGTTGTTTCTTACCGGAGAAAGCTATGCAG GGCACTACATACCTCAATTGGCTGTTGCTATATTGGACCATAATAAACATTCAATTGGTTTCAAGTTCAATCTCAAAGGGGTTGCT ATTGGGAATCCACTTCTGAAACTTGATCGTGATATACCGGCAACATATGAATATTTTTGGTCACATGGAATGATTTCTGATGAAATTGGCCTTACAATCATGAACGATTGTGATTTTGAGGATTATGAATTTGCAACACCTCACAATGTAAGCATTGCATGCAATAATGCAATAGCTACAGCCAATAGCATAGTTGGCGAGTATATAAACAATTACGATGTGATCCTTGATGTTTGTTATCCATCTATAGTGGAGCAAGAATTGAGACTGCGGAAAGTG GCTACTAAGATAAGTGTTGGAGTTGATGTGTGTATGACATATGAACGCCGGTTTTATTTCAACCTTCCTGAGGTTCAGAAAGCCCTTCATGCAAATCGTACAAACTTGCCTTATAGCTGGGGAATGTGCAGCGG TGTTCTTAATTACAGTGATACTGATGGTAACCTAAACATGCTTCCCTTGCTGGCGAGGATAGTTAAAAATCGTATACCAGTTTGGGTTTTCAG TGGAGACCAAGATTCTGTTGTTCCACTATTGGGCTCCCGAACACTCATCCGTGAATTAGCACATGATCTAAAGTTCCAGATAACAGTGCCATATGGAGCTTGGTTTCACAAAGGCCAG GTGGGAGGTTGGGCAACGGAGTATGGAAATCTATTGACCTTTGCCACAGTAAGAGGTGCTGCTCATATGGTACCCTATGCTCAACCATCAAGATCATTGCACCTGTTCAGTTCATTTGTTCGTAATCGGAGATTGCCCAACACGACACGTCCTCCCATTGATGAATAA
- the LOC133738685 gene encoding pentatricopeptide repeat-containing protein At3g09040, mitochondrial, which produces MRLRLPFKTLHSFSQNRRLSSESTLPYGTPEPLPTHLFQICREQCRLIKTHKVCGEMSERELAQSSRTCKAIHAQGLKFEVGSKGLLGNAIVGYYAKCGNLGYAEKAFNCLDNKDVFAWNSVLSMYSNKGLLEQVFNSFESMWKCKVLPNEFTFAMVLSACTRLVNIEYGRQVHCSVIKMGLELISFCQGALIDMYAKCNCISDARQIFDSAVELDTVAWTTMISGYVQVGLLEEALKVFKEMQRIGGVLDQVAYVTVINACVGLGRLDDACDLFSQMPNPNDVAWNVMISGHAKRGYEVEAVNFFLQMRKGGVKPTRSTLGSLLSAISSLAALDYGLIVHAMAIKQGLDSNVYVGSSLINMYAKCEKIDAAKRIFHYISEKNLVLWNAMLGGYAQNGYADEVIKLFANMKACGIHPDQFTYTSILSACSCLQNLEMGRQLHSVIIKNQFASNLFVGNALVDMYAKSGDLEEARNQFELISNRDNVSWNAIIVGYVQEEDEDKAFCMFRRMILHRTVPDEVSLASILSACANVQALDMGQQVHCLSIKIGLETSLYAGSSLIDMYSKCGLIRDARSVLDFLPHCSVVSMNALISGFVHRNFEEAVNIFREMQDIGLNPSEVTFSSLLDACNGPIMLPLGRQIHNIVLKKGLLFDGDFLGVSFLGMYMNCQSKIDATNLFLEFPKPKSKVLWTAMISGLSQNDCIEEALQLYREMRSDNALPDQATFASVLRACSVISSLQNGREIHSLIFHTGFNLDELTCSALVDMYAKCGDVRSSVQVFQEMGTKNGVISWNSMIVGFAKNGYAEDAFKIFDEMKQSHVEPDDVTFLGVLTACSHAGKVAEGREIFDSMVNYYSIRPRVDHICCMLDLLGRWGLLKEAEEFIDRLDFVPNSMIWATLLGACKLHGDDIRGRRAAQKLKELEPQSSSPYVLLSSMCAESGNWNEANSLRREMKEKGVIKLPGFSWISVGQRTNYFVAGDKSHPSAAEIHVALKYLTAIMKGEGYVFDETDSLLHEEE; this is translated from the coding sequence ATGCGCCTCAGGCTTCCCTTCAAAACTTTACACTCCTTCAGCCAAAACCGCAGACTCTCATCCGAATCAACTCTCCCCTATGGAACCCCTGAGCCGCTCCCCACCCATCTCTTCCAAATTTGTCGAGAACAATGCAGGCTTATCAAGACCCACAAAGTGTGCGGTGAAATGTCTGAAAGAGAGCTGGCTCAATCTTCAAGAACCTGCAAGGCTATCCATGCCCAGGGCTTGAAATTTGAAGTTGGGTCGAAAGGGTTGCTAGGAAATGCTATTGTGGGTTATTATGCCAAGTGTGGTAACCTGGGCTATGCCGAGAAGGCATTTAATTGCCTTGATAACAAGGATGTGTTTGCTTGGAACTCTGTCTTGTCGATGTATTCAAATAAGGGATTGCTCGAGCAGGTTTTTAACTCATTTGAGTCAATGTGGAAATGCAAGGTTTTGCCGAATGAGTTCACGTTTGCAATGGTCTTGTCTGCTTGTACAAGATTGGTGAATATAGAGTATGGTAGACAAGTTCATTGTAGTGTTATTAAGATGGGGCTTGAGTTGATATCATTCTGTCAAGGTGCACTTATTGATATGTATGCCAAGTGCAATTGTATAAGTGATGCTCGGCAGATATTTGACAGTGCAGTGGAGTTGGATACCGTCGCTTGGACAACAATGATTTCAGGGTATGTTCAAGTTGGGCTGCTTGAGGAAGCACTTAAAGTGTTTAAGGAGATGCAAAGAATTGGCGGTGTTCTGGACCAAGTGGCCTATGTGACTGTCATAAATGCATGTGTTGGTCTAGGAAGGCTAGATGATGCATGCGACTTGTTCTCGCAGATGCCCAATCCAAATGATGTGGCATGGAATGTGATGATTTCTGGGCATGCAAAGAGAGGTTATGAGGTAGAAGCTGTTAACTTTTTCCTGCAAATGAGGAAAGGTGGTGTAAAACCGACAAGATCTACTCTGGGAAGTCTTTTAAGTGCAATCTCAAGTTTAGCAGCTCTAGACTATGGGCTGATAGTTCATGCTATGGCAATAAAGCAGGGGTTAGACTCGAATGTTTACGTAGGAAGTTCTTTAATCAATATGTATGCCAAGTGTGAAAAAATTGATGCTGCTAAGAGAATATTTCATTATATATCAGAGAAAAATCTTGTCTTGTGGAACGCAATGCTTGGGGGTTATGCACAGAATGGGTATGCCGATGAAGTCATAAAATTGTTTGCTAATATGAAGGCATGTGGTATTCACCCTGATCAGTTTACCTACACCAGCATTCTTAGTGCCTGTTCTTGCTTGCAAAATCTAGAAATGGGTCGCCAATTGCATTCAGTCATCATCAAGAACCAATTTGCATCAAATTTATTCGTCGGAAATGCATTGGTTGATATGTACGCTAAATCAGGGGATCTGGAGGAAGCAAGGAACCAATTTGAGCTCATAAGCAATCGAGACAATGTGTCTTGGAATGCAATTATTGTTGGATATGTGCAGGAAGAGGACGAGGACAAGGCTTTTTGTATGTTCAGAAGAATGATATTGCATAGGACTGTGCCTGATGAAGTATCCTTGGCCAGTATACTAAGTGCTTGTGCAAATGTTCAAGCACTGGACATGGGACAGCAAGTCCACTGTCTCTCGATTAAAATTGGTCTAGAAACAAGCCTTTATGCTGGGAGCTCCCTTATTGATATGTATTCCAAATGTGGGCTAATTAGGGATGCACGAAGTGTTCTTGATTTCTTGCCCCATTGCAGTGTGGTCTCGATGAATGCTCTGATTTCTGGCTTTGTTCATAGAAACTTCGAAGAAGCAGTAAACATATTTCGTGAGATGCAGGATATTGGATTGAACCCATCTGAAGTTACTTTTTCAAGTCTTTTAGATGCATGCAATGGACCTATTATGCTACCACTGGGAAGACAAATCCACAACATAGTACTAAAGAAAGGCCTTTTGTTTGATGGTGATTTCTTAGGTGTCTCTTTTTTGGGAATGTATATGAACTGCCAAAGcaaaatagatgcaaccaatcTTTTCTTAGAATTCCCAAAGCCAAAAAGCAAAGTTTTATGGACCGCTATGATTTCGGGACTCAGTCAAAATGATTGTATAGAGGAGGCATTGCAGTTGTATCGAGAAATGCGTAGTGATAATGCCCTACCAGACCAAGCAACTTTTGCCAGTGTTCTTCGAGCATGTTCTGTTATATCTTCTTTACAAAATGGTAGAGAGATCCATTCTCTCATTTTTCATACTGGTTTTAATTTGGATGAGTTAACATGTAGTGCCCTGGTAGACATGTATGCCAAATGTGGGGATGTGAGAAGCTCGGTGCAAGTTTTCCAAGAAATGGGTACTAAGAATGGTGTTATTTCTTGGAACTCAATGATCGTTGGTTTTGCTAAAAATGGGTATGCAGAAGATGCATTTAAGATCTTTGATGAGATGAAGCAATCTCATGTTGAGCCTGACGACGTCACATTTCTTGGTGTTCTCACTGCATGTAGTCATGCAGGGAAGGTGGCTGAAGGTCGTGAGATCTTTGATTCTATGGTCAATTATTATTCTATTCGACCCAGGGTTGATCATATTTGCTGCATGCTTGATCTTCTGGGCAGATGGGGTTTGCTTAAAGAAGCAGAGGAGTTTATTGATAGGCTAGATTTTGTACCAAATTCTATGATTTGGGCCACACTGCTTGGTGCTTGCAAATTACATGGAGACGACATAAGGGGTCGGCGTGCGGCTCAGAAACTGAAGGAGTTAGAACCACAAAGTTCATCCCCATATGTGCTACTTTCTAGTATGTGTGCTGAATCTGGAAACTGGAATGAGGCTAACTCTTTGAGGagggaaatgaaagaaaaagggGTGATTAAGTTGCCTGGATTTAGTTGGATTTCTGTGGGACAGAGGACAAATTACTTTGTTGCTGGGGACAAGTCTCATCCAAGTGCTGCTGAAATTCATGTCGCTTTAAAGTACTTGACAGCAATAATGAAAGGAGAGGGCTATGTTTTTGATGAAACAGATTCTTTGTTGCATGAAGAAGAGTGA
- the LOC133737562 gene encoding uncharacterized protein LOC133737562, giving the protein MSFIPTDSQLIRFILHDSAPNFIITDCDLFGQEEPWEIWDRYLGFLNQYNPDELYFFMPSLKKLSRSNGGSRISRTIGGGSWTQKEPIKFVCDEGRSIGVKRKLRYHNQGSDQHVQWCLDEYTSVEVANSCAIFRLRKNERQYKSLCGICVEDFFQPLPLGMLA; this is encoded by the exons ATGTCGTTCATCCCCACCGATTCACAACTCATCAGGTTTATTCTCCACGATTCTGCCCCGAATTTTATTATTACTGATTGCGATCTATTTGGCCAGGAAGAGCCCTGGGAAATCTGGGACAGATATCTAGGGTTTCTAAATCAATACAACCCAGATGAACTCTACTTCTTCATGCCTTCGCTGAAGAAATTGAGCCGGTCTAATGGTGGTTCAAGGATCAGCCGAACAATTGGCGGTGGTAGTTGGACTCAGAAGGAGCCAATCAAGTTTGTGTGCGACGAGGGCAGATCAATTGGGGTGAAGAGAAAGCTTAGATATCACAACCAAGGGTCAGATCAACATGTGCAGTGGTGTTTGGATGAGTATACTAGTGTTGAGGTTGCTAATTCATGTGCAATTTTCCGGCTCCGGAAAAACGAGCGACAATACAAATCACTGTGTGGTATTTGTGTGGAAGACTTCTTTCAGCCTCTACCATTAG GAATGTTGGCGTGA